The Sphaerochaeta globosa str. Buddy region CACTCTGCAAGTAAATTAGCGAGATGGTTTCGGTCGAGTTATGGTTAGCAACGGATTTTTTTTACTGTAATTCAACAATAAAAAATATTCCATATCAAGGACAGCATAGGTCCAACAATTGTAATTGTAAAGATTTAGCATCTGATCATAGTCATCAATAGTTACCTTATTTGGCCTTGTATTGATGTTACATCGGGGATGCTCTCTATGATTCAAGATTTTAAGTGAAGGGTTCAACCTTGGAAATACAGATTTACTTCAGAGAAGAACAAGCAGGAATATTGTGCTTGGGAATCTTCATTACGACAATAATTCGCGGGAAGCGAGAACGCTTCATTATTGAAGTAAGGGTAATACTCACGCTCTTTTACCTAGTACATCGTATGCATATTCGATTGCTTTGATGTCGAGAACTTTGGTTTTGGTGCAACGGAATACTGACTCCTTGAAAACTGCAAGATTCCTTCCCTCTTCACTCATGGTACTGGTGTATTCTATTCCATCGAACCCAAGACTCTTGATGAAATCGCTGATGTATTGTGTAGGCAGATAATCCAAGGAGCTATCGTGCCGACGAAGCGGTTTTGCAATCTCAGCTCTCATTTTCCGTAGCACCTCAAGATTGACTGCATACTGTACATAGTCAATTCCAAATAAAGAATTAGCTATAAATGGGCTGATTACATCAATTTCAGCGAGATTGATGACTTCGATTTGCTTGAGCAATGCAAAAGCTCCGATGGAGACGTAGTCAAACATACCCGCACGAATCTCGTGCAGTGTCGTCTTCTCGGAATTTGATACATAGAGAACCTGAACACCTTCAGGATTCGCCCGGCCTGCAGTTGCACGCTCGAATGGGGGAGCGCCCATTTCCTTTGTCTTGTACCCGGCTATACTCGTGCAAATTCTTGCCCGGTAAAAAACCTGCCTAGGCTCATATGTTTTTCTCACACAATGTATGAACAGTTTCAATATGTCTTTGTTCACATACTTGGTATGAAATCTATTGTTTCGCTTGATGTCCTCAACAAAAGTCTGCCAACTATAAGTCTTAAGAATGGCATTCTTCTCCAAATATGTGGGATTACAATATTCTGCAATTCCAACTGGTGATTCAAAAAGCTTGGGTTGGGCGACATATTTGTCGTGGCATAGGGCAAGTATGAGTTTTTGGATACATTCTGCGTCCACGGCAAAGATGCCCCAATCTTGAAACAGGCAATCACGTAATAGAGCTTTTCGTTCATCTGGATACCCAGGGGGCAATTCATCAACCACCGAATAGATGTCAAGAAATCCTTCAAACAGTTCTGTTAGGATTGTGTTGGCGGAAATTTCATATATGGCAGTGTGCTCATGCCCACAAAAGTCACAGGTCCCAATATTTTGAGTTGCTTCAATAACCGCAATGATTTCAGAATCCTTAAAACAATGGACGCAACATTTCATACAAACAATCCCCCATCAAGCAATTTGCCCATCAGTTCGAGATGGTGCATGATGGTGAGCTTTTTCAAGCTTCCGAGTCCAGGATACGTTTCATCCTTAAAATGATTGAGTAACGTCTTCAGTCCCATTGTCAGAGGTACTGCTCTCTCTTCCTCATACCAACGAACCAATTTTCTCAAGGCTTGGTAGAATTTTTGGGCAGGATTGCTGATGTCTTCATTGGAATCGGAAACAAAATGCCTGACTCTCAGGCTATTATCCTTTGCTGGATACACAAGATGGATGGCAACTGCGTAAGGAGCAAAGCCCGAGGCATTATAGTCATCTCCAATTATGGAGTAGTCACCGAATCCGACATACCCTTCATCTGCGTAGTATTGATACGTATCAGAAAAGGGTTCGTCTTCTTTATGAGAGTAATCAGCATTACGCTCCTGCCGTTGAAAGCAGTCTGTAAGCAAGACTTTATTTGTAGCAATATTGCGCCTAAATGTTCCTTCATCGGGTATTACAGTATAGCGGGGCGCAGCTGATGCAAACAAGTTCTGATATGGTTTGAGCATGTCCCGATCGCTAAGGACGACTACTAAATCTTGCTTCTGGATGCCTAATACTGCTAATTCAGAAAGAATTCTAGGCGTTTCGTTGTTCATAATAAGCGCTTGCAACACTGTAGGCTGCTGAATTGATGCAATGAAATCCTGTTTTTTCGAAGCATTCCCGATTGCTCCGTCGAGACTTCCAAATTCTTCCAAAAAAGAGCCCACTTCAGGGTTTCGGATTACTGCAAGCGTATGTTTCATTGTATTGAACTGGGCGATTGTGGATATCAAGGTTGAGGACAGATTGACTGGCTCAATCACCGGGATAATCTGTTCATGTAAAAGGTTTTTTCCCACCAGTTCACGTAACGCCAATAAATCAAATTGTCGGCCTCGTATATAAGGGAAATACATACGTTTACCTCCCGTATTGCTGTGTCAGAAAGGATTGCAAGGATGCAGGATTTGCGCCTGATTCCTTGGAAAAATAGGCAAGAGAGCGCAAGGGATATGGGACATCAATCAGGTGTTCTTGCTTTGCAGATACCCGCTGTTTCAGCGTATTCAGCACCATGGGATAGGCTTGATCCATTGGAATCTTTGAAAACAACGATTCACACGCTTCATACCAGAACACAGGAGTCGCTTTAGGCAGGAAGCTATAATAGGAGTACACGATATGCTCGTATTCTCTCTTTCTAAGAAGCTTGAACAATGATTGATGAGAAAGTTTGCTTCTATCAACAATAGGTTCTTTCTTGTAGGTTGCACTGATAGTATTGCGCTTTGTCAGTGTATAGATGCCAACAGGACCTTCACTAAACATTGCTTGCAACTTGGGAAACGACGACTCAGGGGCTACAACACAGACGTGGTCGAACGCTTGATAGTAAGCTTGGATCTGACTTTCCAATCGGTCGAAGTTGTCCAAATCAGATTTTATTTCATACACTACGGCTTTCCCGTTGATGAGGAGGAAATCAGCTACTGCCTTTCCGATCGGAACTTGGCTTAATGCAGTCGTAGTACGTACGCTGTGCTTTCCTAGCAGCAGACTATTAAGCAGGGTGTTCTGATAGAAGTATTCGTTACGGTACGATTTTGCCATTAGTGTATAGAGGGTACTCACAATCTCGCCATTGCTATGGAGATTAGGATTATCCAGATTGTCCTCAACTATCTCGTGAAAAATGGGATGAGTTCTCTTATTCACTAACTCACCGAACACTTTCTGTGTAAAGAGTTTATTGAATAATTGACTGCTATTTTTCATCTGAAATTATCCCTCTATACCCTACCAAACCATCTTCGCACATCCGGTCCTGATATGCAACGATTCTAGAGACTTGCGCCATTTGCTACCCGTAAGTCTAAGGAACATCAGTTTCTGTTTTGCTTCAGAAGAATCATCTCCAACAAGGTTCAGTCTTAGGTGATGGAGCCTAAACTAAAAAAAAAGAGTTCTCCCATGCATGTTTTGCTCGAGTAAATATCATACTTCTGTAAGTTTGGTAAGAATTCAGAAAATCTCAATGTTGATCTATTTACCTACTCTACCACTGTACTAGGTCTTTGTTTGTTCTAGTGATACACATGCTCCGCATGCCACATGAGGTACTCTCCAGAAGGTCTCTCCTGAGGAGCATTAGGTAGGTTTGGCAGTTCCTGACCATGGTAAGCATAATAGATTTTTCCATTGCCGTAGTCCTGTTTAAGACGAGGACTTACCTCGACATGATATGACGGAGTTACAGTCAGGTATCCTTTGTCATACAGCGTATGAATATCCTTTCTGAGCAGAAGGCCATTTCGAACAGAATAACTTCCCTCTTCATTGAAAGGTATGATGTGGGCTGCATCAAGAACAGGAAGGGTCTTCTCTCCGCTGATTGCACACCTTCTATGGTAGGCTTCGGTAACCATGACACGAAAAGTTCCTTGTCCGATTCGGTATTTTGTCAGAGTCAAACCTTCTCTGACACCGTCTACCTGCTCAAAATAATTCCGTCCAAAAGGCATGCCGATCCGTTCATACACCGCATCAAACAAAGCTTTACCCGTCGGGGTATCAGAATAATACGTTTTGCCTTGTACAATGCTCTTGCCCCAATCAGAGGGAGCTGGTATCCAATCGGACTCAGCAAAGAAGAAGGGAGAGCTAAGGATGATGCACCCTATCTGGGGATTGGGATCATTGGTCGTACGATATTTTGCAATTCGACTCTCCAACGACTCAAAGCTCTGTGTTCCATTCTTCTCCCCAAAAGCTTCCCAGGCTAGAAAGCTGGGCAAGATATAGAACCGGACAAAGTAAGCGCCGCCGACAATGTAATTCAACGGTGCATGGAGTTTGAATAAGAAAAGTTCTCCTGGTTCGAGCGCCTTGAAATTGGTACTCCCACCCGGCTTCCAGAAGTTCACCTCATCGTATGCTTGAGCTGAAAGTCTCTGATACCAATCATAATCAGTTACCCCAACGAATGCTCTCATCGCGTTTCCTCCGCTGCCAGCATTTCGTCGTCTTCAAATGCATACCCTGTAATCCTGCTCCTCAGGAATTGTGCCAATACTTTATCAGTGCAATACACATAACAGCCTTTCATCCCCCGGCTCATTAAAGTTCTATAGGTATTGCGGATGATGATGTCCACATCCTTCGCTGCCTGTAAGTCGCCCTTTTTCACTTTACCAATTAAACCATGCAGGGACTTGTCACTCTTTGCTCGCCTGGAAAAATCGGTGATGACCTTCCCATTTTCAAAGCGCAGGTCATCCCCGATTATCACACCGACATACGAAAATTCCAAACCCTGAGTGGTATGAATGCATCCAACTTGGTCGATGGAACTCTTGGATATGGCAAAGGTCGGGTCACTGCTGAGATTCCAACGCATGGCAAAGTCACCGAGAACAATGTCATTCTCAGTATTAGCTCCATTTTTACTAATCCACTCCCAGCAGTAGCCGGCAACCAGGCGTGCTTTATTGTCTGGTGCATTCCTTTCTTCAATGAGCCTTCTGAGCTCAGCCGGGTCATCCAATACTCTAAAATCGTACTCAATACCTACCAGTGTTGGATTGGCTGTTTCCCTCTGGATTCCCAGAACATAATCAAGCCAAGACAGGTAGCCATCGGATCCATTGCAACGGAATTGTGAGACCAGCTCCCCTTCCTGCACCTCTGCTCCAAACTGCTTTGCCCAATAAAGGATTCGCTCCCTATCACCATAATCCTGGGCGGTTACCCGTTGATCTTCGTCTAGAAAGAATACGCTGCAGGCAGCAGCATGCATGATTTCCTTGATCTGGTCCTCACCAGTTATCTTCGGGCCAAGTTGGGTTCTCTTATTCAAGCGATGTGCCTCATCGACAATGAGCGTACCAAAGTCATTGGACTCAGAATCAATGAAACCAGAAGAACTCTTGAAAAGACTGGAAATGTTCTTTCTCTTGAACTTCCCATCCTTCAATCGTTGTTCAAATACATTGCGTGGAGCACTGTTTTTGGTCACATAGGCACATACCTGACCTTCATTACTTAACTGGACCAGCAGGTTAATAGCAACAACCGTCTTGCCTGTTCCCGGTCCGCCTTTGACTAAGAAAACACGTTTCTTTCCATCAGAGTAGGACCTGCGGGAGAGGGAGAGTATCTGCTCATAGACAATCTTCTGCTCATCGATGAGAACAAATTCCCGCTTGCCCCGAAGCATTGCTGCCAAGGAGTCCTGTAGGCTCTTGGAAGGCCTAATCGTTCCATTCTCAATATAGAAGAGAGTCTGCTTGGCATCGCCCTTGCGGATGTACTTTTTAATAAAGGTACAGAGAAGTTCAGAATCGGAGCGGCAGAACAATGGCGATTCTTCAAGAATTTCCTTGAAATATGGCATAAACAAAGGATCATTCTTTGCTTTACTGTAGTAATTGTGCAGGTATGCACAGCTCTGCAAGGTAATAGGAACATCTTCAACGCTGGAGTTGTAATCAGAAATGAAAGCTCGATAGGACCAAGCTTGGTAGGAGGGATGCACAGCCTTGTGTTTGCCTCCTCCAAGGTAAGTTTTCACATGCTTGATCTCTGGTTCATCCTCGGTAAGCAACAGCTGGTCAACAGCTTCAAGAGGAAACACCTCGCTCCACTGCTTTAATTCAATTATTACAGCACTATGGCGGTTGTGTTCATCAAGACCGCTAAGGATGAAGTCGACTCGCTTAGAGGTATTAGGGATGGCAAACTCGATGGCTACTCCTGAGTCCTGAGGAATTTCAGGGTCAAGCAGAATATTCTGCATATGGGTAAGCGAATTAATCCACGACTGCTTTTCACTGCTCCCTACATGCTTATGCAGCTTCACTGCCATCAAATCCTCAATCTTTCGGTCGATGGCA contains the following coding sequences:
- a CDS encoding DUF2075 domain-containing protein; this translates as MLVYAGDKQQFLHDVRTNAIDRKIEDLMAVKLHKHVGSSEKQSWINSLTHMQNILLDPEIPQDSGVAIEFAIPNTSKRVDFILSGLDEHNRHSAVIIELKQWSEVFPLEAVDQLLLTEDEPEIKHVKTYLGGGKHKAVHPSYQAWSYRAFISDYNSSVEDVPITLQSCAYLHNYYSKAKNDPLFMPYFKEILEESPLFCRSDSELLCTFIKKYIRKGDAKQTLFYIENGTIRPSKSLQDSLAAMLRGKREFVLIDEQKIVYEQILSLSRRSYSDGKKRVFLVKGGPGTGKTVVAINLLVQLSNEGQVCAYVTKNSAPRNVFEQRLKDGKFKRKNISSLFKSSSGFIDSESNDFGTLIVDEAHRLNKRTQLGPKITGEDQIKEIMHAAACSVFFLDEDQRVTAQDYGDRERILYWAKQFGAEVQEGELVSQFRCNGSDGYLSWLDYVLGIQRETANPTLVGIEYDFRVLDDPAELRRLIEERNAPDNKARLVAGYCWEWISKNGANTENDIVLGDFAMRWNLSSDPTFAISKSSIDQVGCIHTTQGLEFSYVGVIIGDDLRFENGKVITDFSRRAKSDKSLHGLIGKVKKGDLQAAKDVDIIIRNTYRTLMSRGMKGCYVYCTDKVLAQFLRSRITGYAFEDDEMLAAEETR
- a CDS encoding sce7725 family protein, which codes for MYFPYIRGRQFDLLALRELVGKNLLHEQIIPVIEPVNLSSTLISTIAQFNTMKHTLAVIRNPEVGSFLEEFGSLDGAIGNASKKQDFIASIQQPTVLQALIMNNETPRILSELAVLGIQKQDLVVVLSDRDMLKPYQNLFASAAPRYTVIPDEGTFRRNIATNKVLLTDCFQRQERNADYSHKEDEPFSDTYQYYADEGYVGFGDYSIIGDDYNASGFAPYAVAIHLVYPAKDNSLRVRHFVSDSNEDISNPAQKFYQALRKLVRWYEEERAVPLTMGLKTLLNHFKDETYPGLGSLKKLTIMHHLELMGKLLDGGLFV
- a CDS encoding RES family NAD+ phosphorylase, with product MRKTYEPRQVFYRARICTSIAGYKTKEMGAPPFERATAGRANPEGVQVLYVSNSEKTTLHEIRAGMFDYVSIGAFALLKQIEVINLAEIDVISPFIANSLFGIDYVQYAVNLEVLRKMRAEIAKPLRRHDSSLDYLPTQYISDFIKSLGFDGIEYTSTMSEEGRNLAVFKESVFRCTKTKVLDIKAIEYAYDVLGKRA
- a CDS encoding sce7726 family protein, which encodes MKNSSQLFNKLFTQKVFGELVNKRTHPIFHEIVEDNLDNPNLHSNGEIVSTLYTLMAKSYRNEYFYQNTLLNSLLLGKHSVRTTTALSQVPIGKAVADFLLINGKAVVYEIKSDLDNFDRLESQIQAYYQAFDHVCVVAPESSFPKLQAMFSEGPVGIYTLTKRNTISATYKKEPIVDRSKLSHQSLFKLLRKREYEHIVYSYYSFLPKATPVFWYEACESLFSKIPMDQAYPMVLNTLKQRVSAKQEHLIDVPYPLRSLAYFSKESGANPASLQSFLTQQYGR
- a CDS encoding HNH endonuclease, whose translation is MRAFVGVTDYDWYQRLSAQAYDEVNFWKPGGSTNFKALEPGELFLFKLHAPLNYIVGGAYFVRFYILPSFLAWEAFGEKNGTQSFESLESRIAKYRTTNDPNPQIGCIILSSPFFFAESDWIPAPSDWGKSIVQGKTYYSDTPTGKALFDAVYERIGMPFGRNYFEQVDGVREGLTLTKYRIGQGTFRVMVTEAYHRRCAISGEKTLPVLDAAHIIPFNEEGSYSVRNGLLLRKDIHTLYDKGYLTVTPSYHVEVSPRLKQDYGNGKIYYAYHGQELPNLPNAPQERPSGEYLMWHAEHVYH